The DNA segment TGCGACGATCACGATGAAGAACAGCAAGAAGCGGATCATGTTCTTCTCTACGACTAACGCAGAAAAAAGCGTCTCGTTCTCCTCCATCCATGTCACCACGCCATAGTTGGAACCCAATTCAGCCATCAATTCATCCTGGGCAGCACGTGCATCGAGTGGATCTTTCAACTTGATCATCAGGCCATGGATGCTGTCCTTCAGTGCATACAGGTCCTGAGCATTCTCCAAAGACGAGACGATGAATTGTGAGTTGAAGTCTGCAAAACCCACATCGAAAATCCCTTTGATCTCATAGTCTTCCGGCAGGGGCAGCTCATCGCCTTCCTTCCTCTTTTCAAATGCATCCTGCAAAACCACCGGCGAGTAGACCGCCAGCCTGTCACCTACATCCAATTGCAAGGTGCGCGCGAGATCGATGCCGATCACCAGTCCGTACCCGCTAAAATCATAGCTTCCACGCACGATGCTGTTGGAAAGCACGCTGACTGAAGTCTCCATCTGCGGATCGATGCCCCGCAGATAAGGCGCATCAATGGCCTGCTTGCCGCTTTGTCGTTCCGTCCGGATCATCACCTTGCCCATCACAAAAGGCGCGACCCCGGCGATGTGCGGATTCTTCTCCACCTTGCTCCGCACCAGCGCCCAATCTTCCATCGTGTCCTCATATTTGAACACCTTGAGATGCGCACTGAAGCCGATGATCTTCTCGTGCCACTCCTTGTCGAACCCGCTCAT comes from the Verrucomicrobiia bacterium genome and includes:
- a CDS encoding ABC transporter permease is translated as MSRLPFELMLALRYLRPKRTYVSAITLLSTIGITLGVAILIIVISVMSGFDKEWHEKIIGFSAHLKVFKYEDTMEDWALVRSKVEKNPHIAGVAPFVMGKVMIRTERQSGKQAIDAPYLRGIDPQMETSVSVLSNSIVRGSYDFSGYGLVIGIDLARTLQLDVGDRLAVYSPVVLQDAFEKRKEGDELPLPEDYEIKGIFDVGFADFNSQFIVSSLENAQDLYALKDSIHGLMIKLKDPLDARAAQDELMAELGSNYGVVTWMEENETLFSALVVEKNMIRFLLFFIVIVASFCITCSLITFVVQKTHEIGILKALGASRSQIMSLFLIQSTFVGALGVGTGFALGFTALHWRNEFLGLMNKITGSNLLDAGIYQLYNLPVLIIPSDLVIIGFGSLLISLGAGVIPAYIAARMKPVEALRHE